GCAGCTACGGTAGTGGCGGCAAGTGGGGTGGGGGTTTTTTATGTCCGATGATTCTGCAACGGGGAACCTGGGGTCCCCAACACGGTTGGGAGGCAGTTCGAGCCCTCCAGCCTTCTCGGTTTCGTGCGATAATGGCGTGTCTGATACGCGGTTGGCTTCCTCAGGACGATGCAACATTGACCCCAGTCGCTCAGCCGCCATTGAGCGTTTTCTTCTTGGTGCCCAAACAACTACTGCGCCACCTCTTGGGGGTGGACTCGCAACTTCTGTCGCAAGCACTTCGGCGCCGGGAGGTGACTACATTCGGGGGCCACAGAGTGCTGTTGACAACGTAAGCTTTGTTTCTGTGAAGCACCCAGAGAGCGCTGATGCGCCACTCTCTGAGCCTAAGCCTGCGGCTTCTCCCAAAAATACTTTTACTGTGGCGAAGTCCAGCGGCACCGTAGTTGGCCGTAGTTCGAGATTGGGAGAAAAGAGTTTGGAGCCGTCAGCGGgcgcagaagcaaaaattAAGTCTCCGAAGGAAATTCCTCCGGAGGCAGAACCACGTGGACGTACTCCCCCGTCAAGGGGAAGGGTGAAGTTGGTGCTTGACACACCAGTGCAGCTCAGATCCCCAGTGTCGGAAAGGTCACCTACGCCACCTGTAGAGGTTAGATCGGCGTTGGCGCAACCGCGGACAACGACATTAACGAAGTGCAGTTCCGTGGGTCGACCAGCAGCAGTCTTCTATGGTTCACCAGATGGTACAAGAAAGTGCGGGATCAAGCGTACAAAATCATTAGGTGATCTTAGCCAGGCGCTCTTGAGAGGTGATAGGGCCGCGGACGTATCCGAATGGTTGGCGGAGTGTTCGTCGCATCGAAGGGCAGATAGATCAGCTGCAAGTGTGGCCGGATCTGGCGTGTACCAACGTGGCTCTGGGTTTTCGGAATTCGTGTCTTTGGGCCCCGTCACCGCAAGATCAGACCGTGGCGGGAAATCAGGAGTGCGAACTCAACTCAGAGCTGTGGACCGTGTCCGGCGCGGTGAGGATCTTAGTAGGGCAGATGCGCACTTTGATCCTTCGCCAGGGTTGGGCAGGGGTGGCAGGCATGAATGGCAGAGGGGTGGATTTGCGCGCGGCCGATTCGCCGAGGATAGGGCGTACGGACATGTAGGGCCGGGTTCCCCGGGATTGCAATCGCACGCCAGCGCACCACAACTTCCTTACTTCGGTGGTATGCGCGGTGCCGAACGTGATATGGATACATCAATTGGGGGTCGTTCGCTTGGGGCTCCTTCGGTTCATGGTGCGATGTCCGACCAGTTTGTTGGGCAACACATACGGGTGAGGGCGACAAGTGTGACACGCGCTGCCCGTCCGGAATCACCTACGACGGCATTCACTCCCGGCACTCAGGGCTCTGGGTTTGCTTCTCCCGGTGTAGGTGGAAAAGGTTCCCAGCCAAGTCCAAGTCACGTTGCTGCTTCCAACTTGGGACAAGCACATCCACCTGTGGGGCAAGCCACGCATGCGGAAAGGATGTTTATGTCACTTATCGCAGATCGAAGCCGTGAAAGGCGTCAGCATTTCCAACGAACACCGAGcaccttttccctccccgtCAACTGTTCGACGGATGTGTCGCCTGTTAGGGATTTGTCTTCGCCAGGGTCATTTCAAAGCCCGAGTGTCTGTCACGGTgccagtggtggtggtgttggtggcGGTGGAAAAGGTGGTGACGGTagcggcggcggtggtggaaaaggtggcggtggcggcggAGATCGCGGCGGCAATAAGAAGGGTGGTCGCGCGGGAAAGGTCGCTTCATCAGCGGGCGACGAAGAGGAGAATGAGGAGCGTCAATACAAGGAGAGGAGTTGTACCGCTCTTCACTCCATTCCTTGGGACCAGCGAGCTTTCCTCCCCGTAGGTGGATTTGGCATGAAACGGTTCAGCATCTTCTCAGCACCCCTCTTCTGGGAAAAGTTGGATTGGACTGTCCGCGCATCGCTCTTCACGGTGTTACCGTTAATGATTCTTACCCTTGAGCCGAAAACTGAGCACATATTTCCCATGCCGTCGTCCGTGGCTTTCTTGGCTTTTTGGATATCGATGCCAACATTTGGCTCGGGTCTGCGCGAATTCATTATTGCTCTTAAGGGTTATGCATTGAGTCTCCTTCTACTACTATTCGTTGTACTGGTAGATCCGCAATCCACTTGGTTAATTctcctgctgttgtttaTATTTGTCCTCTCTACAGCGTTTTTTGCGGAGGAGCTGAAGAAAACCTGTGCCTACTGCCTCACGGTTTTCCTGATGGAGCGGCAGGCCAAACCTGCTGAAACGGGGATCGAGTTCGTAAAGGACTACTTCATCACGCTTCTTATTGCGCTCGCATTCGGTCTTGCTGCCTTCTTTATTCCAAGCATCCGTTGGTCCAGTGACTTGGCTAAAGCAAAAGTGTCATTTTTGGGTAACTCTCTCAGCATATTTGTTCAAGGGACGTGCTCCAGTTTCTGGACCCGTTCCCCACTTGAGCGCGAGTTGCATATTCTGCGCCTGCGGCAGTTGCAATTCACGGCAAAGAAGGCCGCGGACAAAGCAAGGGAGTTCCTAGAGGAGGCTGATTACGAACCGCACACCGGTCACCAGATGGAAGGGATCAAGCAACGTTTGGACTTTTTCACCAACATGCACGGTATTCTCTCATCCATGGTGCAGGTGGTGGAACTTGTCAACGACGACCCCGGCCGTATTGAGACCCCTGTTTGCATTTCCTTTGGGGAGGCCATTGAGGAAGATTTGGCTATCATTTCTTCGGCTATGGATAGCACCATTCTTAAGATATCAGACTTTAAGAATGGCGTGAACGAGGAGGACATTCATCTCTTTTGTGAGGCACGAGAACGATTTCAAGATCGTCTCGCAGAGGTGCGCCAACAAGTAATCCTCAACAATGAGATGTACGAGACAGGTGAGTCAGATGTTCTCTTGGGGTTCTTCATGTTCAGTGTAGACGAACTCTGTGAGGTGATTAGTAGTTTCAACCCCAGCATAGAAGCCAAGAGCCGGTTTCTATCGTTGTCCCGGGAGTTTTTGAGCAGTTTCAAGAGCCCGTATGAAGCATTGCGTAGACTTGTGATGACCATCATTCACCGGCGCACTATTACAAGGCGGGCAAAGGAGGCGATCAAACTTGCGCTCTGCATGACGTTGCCATCCATCTTTCAAGTGTACGCCCTCGATAACAATGCCACGAGTCCCGTCGCCGGGGCGGCCATCATTGCATTTGTTTACAGCTCAACGGGTGCACAAAGTTTTACTTACGCGGTAAATCGGGTACTTGGCACGGTGCTTGGTTCGTTGTGTGCACTAATTGCCGTTCAGGTTGCCGACGGGAGACGGTTGGTTCTGTATGTCGCCGTCGCGATCATTTCCTTTCTGGGGGCGTACGTACAAACAAGCAAGGAATACTACGCCGCGGGTAATGCTATATGCAACAGCGTCATTTCTGTAATAACGCAGTATAAGAACTCTGAAGCCGCCATGGTACGTATCCAACAGAATCTCTTTGCCATCATCATATACTTCTGCATTACGATGGTGCTGTGGCCGATGCGAGCACGTAACAAGGTGTATATGTCCTTTGACATTAGCCTCCGCTGTTTTCGTGAAGCCACATGTCGTCTGCTGCGCAACCTTGACATGCCGGAGGACGTGAATGAGGTAGACGCCACCACAACGGAGGCGCTGGCACagtggaacaaaaaaatatccCGTCaggctttttttcttcccggCGCCGCAACGGAGCCAACGTTAGTCGGCGCAAGCTTTCCGGAGCCAGCGTGGAGCCGACTTATCGATGTGCAGTGGAAGTTATGGGCCATTGTGTCTATGATGCGTTTCGCTTACGTTACTTTCATGGCCAGCAAGGTTGATGATGAAACGGAGCTTTCTGTACATTGGGTCGTCCTTCGTCGTATCTCTCCGTTTGCAAAGGATATGTGCGACCTACTCTACGCCACAGTGGATCTTTGTTTGCTCATACTGAACAAAACAGCGATAGTGCCGTCCGCTCATCTCACGCGGTTGCGGCACGGCATGTTGGACGCGGAGCACAGCATTGTCGAAACGTACATTCAGACCCTTGCGCACAAAATCGCTGGAGATGGGGGATCGGCTAATAACAGCTGTAGTGATATGGGAAGTGGACCAGGTGGTGGCAGCGATGGGGTAAGCAGCCATCTGGACATGCATTCCCCGCGTGGCGTTAGCCATCCGGACAGTGGAGTTGCCCAACGGCGTAGGAAGCCAAGGGTAACTGATGGTTATTTTGTGTATAACGTcacagaggaggaagaggagttgaTGCGGACTTTTAGAAACCGGACGTGTAACGCGCGGCAGCTGACGCAAACATGTGACAACGATTCTCATGGTGGTCGGAGCGATAACGGGAGCGATGGTGATGGGGGAAGAAAGCCCGGCCATCGGAAGGGAAGCGACTCTTCGCGTGACGTGCGAACCCCGGACAAGGACGacggcaacggcagcggGAACAAGAGTTTTGAAAAAGCTGAGGATATCGAGGAGATCACCCATGAACACGGGGAGAAAGGAGGCGTCAGGAGGGCTTTGCGGCAACTCTTGCGAAGAAGAACCACTGGACGTCCCTCTGATGCTGAAACGGACCGCAGAAAGGAGGCCTCTTCAAACGCTCCCGCTGTTGCGGCATGCCACAGTCAAACAGATGAAGCTGCAGATGTGCATAACAGCGACGATGATGTTGAACCGTTGGTGAAGGGCCCGAGGAGGGATcggaagaaggaaggtggaGAGAGACTTTACTCTGAAAGCGAGGTGACTTTAGTTCACTCACAGAGTGATAACTCTCAGGTAGAGACCCGCGAATATACAATGGAGAAAAGCAGCAAGGCGGGAAAACAACTGGAGAAGCaatcaaaaaatgaaacgtTGCGACCCTCCGCAGCCGCCGCTGCTTCTCCTGCACCAGCAGCAGATATTTGCACGCGTAGCGAGGATGGGTCAAGCAGTCATTCTGTGGGGGGTGATGGAGTATTTCCGGCGTGCTCCTTTTTTGAcgcgaaggaaaaggagcttgTATTGTCGAATCGAGATATTCACAGTCTCGAGGCCTTCCTATTCGGTGTGCGAGCCCTCACCGTTCAATTGGGAGACTTGCAGAAAGCTCTGTTGGAGATGGTGCACTCGAATGAACTTGAAAAGACGATGTAACGGTGTCGGACAGCGTGCTCGAATAAGCGCACAAAGCGAGCAAGGTTGGAAGCCGGCTGGTGATGGCTAAGGGTGAAGGGTCTCAAAAAGCGTTTTGGTATGAACATCGTCCACCTTGAGGGGCATGCGCACGGTTGGTTAATTGGGTAAAACGGAGAGAGTAAAGACGATACAAAAATACTCTAAACACAGTTCGCGCTTGTGCGCAGAAATTGAGAGGAGGGGTGTGCGCGCATGTCACTAGGGGTCGAGAGGCGAGGAGGGAGTCGTTCGGTCGATCGAAGGCAAAGCGATGCCACCAGTGGCGTTGTCGCGCAGAAGCGTGGCGTATatacgtacatatatatttgcgtcTCGACAGTGGAATGTCGGACGACTGTGGTGTCCTGTACGTCCGCCTTTACCACTgactgttattgttgtgggTGCCGGTTGAGTCTTGAGCGTGGCGCGTTTCTCTGTTTTGGTGCAGCTCTTTCTGTGCATGGTGTCCCTTTATTGCCACCCCCACCCACTGTTTACATTTGTGTCGTAACGAGAGGTGGTCTGTTAAGGGGGACGGGAAgatcttgtttttctttcccttccctctttgttGCCAATCTTCCTTCCTATCGCTGCCCTATTTTACTTTACCTGCGGCCGCATGCCGCCATTAATTATGAAttattttcacttcccccttccttttgctgCTTCCAGCTCCCGTGTGCCGTCTgacaaaggggggggggtgctCTCGTGTGGTTATTTTACATCGTTCTGTTTCGTCCCCCTTTCCCGTTCGCTTGAGGGCTTACTTCCCGTCTTTCgttactttcctttcgtttcagGCCACATTGATGGGATGTCCGTAATGTTATCAGGGGCTGGGGGCGGTTTCAGTGTAGCACCTTTCCCGATCAcattgcttttgtttctcggTATTGCGAATCCTTTCGAggtttctttcctcattACTCCTGTGGGTATTCCATATCTCTAGTTGTTGacgctttttctttatcttttccctATATCTTTTGTTGTTCCTATCTGTTTCGCCTTGAGTAGCGCTGTGGAATATTCGCGGGCATGCGCTATCTGGAGTGTTTATGGCCCACATGGCTTCACAGCATTTGTGCCTgtgttgcgtttttttttgtggtagGCTTGACCGCTGTGGATTGCGATGTTTAAGATACTCCTTCGTTCGCAAGTGTTTttcctcatctttttttttgccgtgtagccgctttttttttctttttcactgccTGTTTGTGCGACCAGATGTTGGTTGATGTTCATGTTTCAtttaccttcttttctcGTTGGCGTTTGCTTCTCTTTGTATGTTTTCGTTCCGAGGAAGCGGGGagctgcgttttttttttcagctgCTCACCGTGGTGTCCGTGAAGAGCGGATAAGGGGAAATCGAACCGTGTGGTGATAACAGCTGACAccagaaacaggaagaaggAGGTTGAATAACGGCTGAAGCCCGGTAGTCCCTACTGTTACTACACAATAGAGCCTtcagggaggggggggggacgaAAAGtgcaagaaacaaacagacgtGTGACAGCCATGCATCAGCAAGACCCCACCGCTGGCAACAACAGTGGTCGGGGCTTCGTCACTGTGGCAGAGGCATTGGACCGTGCTATGAAGCAATGCATGCAGCGCGGTCTGTTCGATACTTCTACGTGGCTAGCACAGCTTGCACTTGACGCCAGTGATAGTGTGCTCCGCCAAACTCTCCGTACAAACGCGCCTGCCGTGCTTTCGCTACAGGACCCGCCTTTGGTTGGGCGAGCGCATAGGCATCACGTGGTAGCTTTGGGCCTCATGCAAAAAGGTGAATACCTGCGCTGTCATCATCACTTGAGTAATGCCCTTCGGGACTATAACTCGTGCTTCTCAGCTGGGCTGTCAGCGTCAACGCCGTCATCCTTAGCGTCGGCGGGGATCACGGCCTCGCGGACGGAGGAACCGTCAGGATCTGCAGGAGACGCAGATGGAGAAGAGGGAGCAACGGGAAGGGAGCACTTCAGCTTTCGGCGCGGCGGTGGCAGATCAACACCACCCCCCCGccgccagcagcagcatcaaCAATCGCCTTTATCAAAGAAGGCAACGGTACCTCAGGCTCCTCCTCCGCAGCTGCAGTTCCTTTGCCTGTACTCGCTTTATATGGCTGGAGAGTGTGTTAAGACCACGAGCAGTAACCCGCGGAAGACAACGAACCCGCACTTGCGCATGCTTCGGGGTTTGTTGCTTAGCGCGTTGGagcgacaacagcaacagcagcagcatcaaGGTCCACAGTCGTCACCGACACACCCCAGTTCCTCCGCCATAAGAGGTTCATCGTCGTTGCTCTCGGTTTCATCGCGACCTTCTTCGAGGGCTGGCCCACGGTTAACCCAGACGGGGTCACGGCCTTCCCCTCCGGTAACCCCTGGTGCTGCCGCCGCTTCTGTTGGAGTGGCAGCTTACGGCGATCCCTTTTTGTGTTGGCTCCATGGCGTTGTGCTGCGCGACCTGGGAATGAAGCAGGAGAGCGCTACGTACTTCCTAGCAGCTGTGTGCAATCACCCCCTGCTTTGGTGTGTTTGGGAGGACCTCTGCACTCTCGTTAGTCGGGAAAATCAAATTGAAGAGATTGAGGCGATGGTCGGTTCGTTGGAACCGCGGTTCATGCCAGAGATATTTCTCGCCTCGGTGAAGGCTGCGCTGAATGTCTCACCCATTTCTTTTGTGCTACCCACAGCGGCACCAGGGGCAGGCCAACGAAGCGCGAGTCCACACTTTGGTGAGAGTACCACCTCGCTGCAGAGTGCCACGCAAGAATACGGTAGAAGACGCACCCATTCCCGGCGTGATGCAGATGGTAGCAGCAACAGTTGTGTCTCCCCGAGACTGGTGAACTCGTGGGAGGTACTGTTAGAACAGTTCCCCAACaacctcttccttttgtctAACCTTGCTGGGTACTATTATAATGTCAAGAAAGACCTGGAGAAGGCGCACAGCATATATAAGCAGCTTCACGAGGCCAGCCCGTACCGGTTAGAGTCCATGGATGACTACTCCATTGTCCTCTTCCTTCGAGGTGACCGCATAGGGCTTAGTAGTCTTGCCCAGCAGGTATATCATGTTGATCCTTTCCGTGCTGAGAGTAACTACGTTGTGGGGAACTACTACGTGCTTATGGGTGCCCACGATCGTGGTGTTCTTCATTTTCGCCGGGCTGTCGCAGCCGATCCTACGTTCATTGCCGCGTGGACACTTCTCGGCCACGCATATCTTGAGACGAAGAACAGTGCTGCGGCGGTTGAGGCTTACCGTGCTGCTGTTGACCTTGACCAACGCGATTACCGCGGGTGGTACAACTTGGGTCAGATCTATGAACTCCTTCAGTTTTACCACCATGCGCTGTATTACTACTGGCACACCACCACGCTGCGGCCGACGGACCCACGCATGTGGTCAGCTGTAGCTAACTGCCTGGACCGTGAGGGAAGAACTGGGGAGGCAATGTTGTGTCTTGAACACGCAGAGGCATGTGAAAGCCCAAAGTCCGATTTCTACCCCCCGCTCGTTCGCCGTCTTGGGCAGTATTACCTGAGCATACGTAAGGTACAACGTGCTGTAACGTATTTGGAGAAACTGCTTGCCTCAGAGGCGAAGAAGCATGAAGATGTGTTGATGGCCGTGCCACATGTTGTGACGTATTACCTTAGGCAGGCGAAGCAGCTACTAGACATCCCTGCTCGTTCTCCTAGCTACAACCCAGTTCACTACTACGGAGGAAATTCACTGACGTCAACAGTGGTAATGGAGACTGGCTGCAACGCTGGTGCTAGCGtttatgatgatgatggctGTGGCGCGCcactttcattttctgcGACCGGAACACATCGGGTGGAGTCTTTTGGTAGTGGTCCCGGTGTTAAGGCGGGTGGTAGTTTGGCTGACCAATGGCTCACCGCTGATGCTGTTGGGCGGCGAAGTATTGATGTACGTTGGGAACAGGCTGGCGCATGTTTGAGCATAACGGAGAGGCATCTGGAGAACCTCGCTGCCGCACTTGGATTCCCAACTCTACAGGCTGCGGTAGATAGCACCATGAATAGACCTTCTGACTCCAGTGTAAGTGGGGGTGATGCCATGCtcgaagaaggaaggaatcgGCATGCAGCACAATTGGCCCACCACTTCCGCGAGCTGAAGAATCTGCAATATTACTTGAGAGACCAGCAACAGCAGGTAGACACGAGTGTGCGTCAGGGAGAACGAGCTTGACAACCTGTCCGGATCAAAACAGGGTGAGGTCAGGTGCGGTCGTGTCCCTCTTTTCACCCGCGTGCGTACCTTCCGGCATATTCACTCTGTTTTCCCTGCCGCTGCTTGGGTTGGTACGCGGCATCATTTAGATATGAGCAATTAACTTGTCACTTCACTTTCTGCTTTTCccctaatatatatatatatatgtttcgaTGCTCGGCGGCGGGGGAATGTGCAGCagacaaaggggaaaatttctgtgtgtgtacatGCTTCGATTTGAGCAGACTGAATTTTCTCGTGACGCATTCTGATTGTCTCTGTAGTGGAAGAAgggacgttttttttttttttttacaacagTCCCTTGGTTGGTTAGGCCCCATCACCCATTTTAGgtgtccttcttttctctttcttgtaCTTGTGGGTTGGTTTATTCACATGCATGCAACCTGTTGAGTCCTGGGTATCTTTTCTTCAAATAGAGTTGCAACCTCCTTTGAGTTTTAGTCGTCGTGTTTTGGCCAACACCATTTATCGATGAACCGCCTCTTCGGCTCGGTTGCTGCCTGCTCCTATTGCTACTGctatttatttgttattcTTATTGCGTCTCTTCCTGTCCGTTTGAGCAGTGCATGGTTAGGTTCCCCGCCCAAACAGCAGAATGCAAGAGGGCGAGGCTTcagcactttttttttttcgtggaggatatttcttttgtgtctTCCCCGTGAATGCTGTCTCCCCCACCACATTTCTCTTTTGCCCACTGCTTAATCGCATTTCACGGGCCCTCCAATTAAAGGGCTAGTAAAGCGCCAAGGGGTGcatgtacgtgtgtgtgtgtgtgtgctggaATAGAAAGGTGGTGAAGTGACCGAGAAGTAAAGGAGGAGGTgtggaggggaaaggaaggtGTGATTGCTTTGGGTGCGCCTCGTGGGATACTGAATTGTTACAATTCGCTTTCATCCCCTTCACCATTGCGTGTCAACCTCAACGTGCTCAGTACGTCTCTCCCCCTGCTCAGTCCTTTGCACCTTTGTGGACAGCGCCTTTGGCTGCGTGTGCATCTGTTGTGCCTTTGTACCTAAAAGGCTTGCACGTGAGAGGGAGAGTTGTTTAGAGTGTTGCTGGCTGAAGTTTCCAAAGAGGCACGTGTCCTTTAACCATGGCAACACCTCGGCAGGGTCCAACCAGGCCACCATCTGCGGTAGCAGGGATGACGGAAGATGAAATAGCTGCTGGAGAGAATGCAGGGAAAAGTATGACTTGTCAAGGGGGACTGTATGCTACTTCTGAGCGGTGCAGGGAGTTGCTGGATGACGTTGCCAATAAGGAGAGGGCGCTGTCACAGCTTCGTTGCGTGCTCGAGGAGATGGCAGGTGCGTATGAGCAACTTCAGCGCCACAGCCAGCGGATAGAAACGGAGCTAGAGACACTCACCGCACGATACAACGTGCAGCAAGAGGAACTTATCGCAGCCAAATCGAAGGTTTCTATGCAGGAATCTAAACTCCAGCAAGCCGACGAGGATTACCAGCGCCGCACGCAGCAGCTCCGGTGGGAACTCAAATCTGCAAGAGAGGAACGCGACGAAGTAACCGCCGACCGCGAGTCGTTATGGACTCAAATACGGTCTCTGCGTGCCGATGTGGAGGAACATAGACGTGTGCAACAGGCGGCTGAGGCTGCGTGGGAGAGCAAGCTCGCCGACGCTCGTAAGGAGGCGACGGAGAAAGCCCATGCAGTGCTGCGCGAAAGAGAGGAGATCCTATCCATTCGTGAAGCCGAGTTGCAGCGTGCGCTATCAAAGTTGGAGGGGCGATTTGATGAGACTGCTGCGGAGACCCGACGACTGGAGTTACTGAACGAGTCGCTGCGAGACCGGGTGGGCGAGATGCAGGAATGCGTTCAGCGGGAGGCAGAGATGCGCCACCGACTAGAGGCGGCCCGCGGtacacagcagcaggaaaaCAAATTGCTCAGCGAGTGCATGGAGCTCGAACGGCGTGGACGTCGTGAGCAGCAAAAGGCCATCGAAGGCGGCTATGAGGCGCAGTTGCGGGAGATGAAGCGATCGTACGAGCTGTTGGAGCGGGAGCGTCGCagacaagaagaagagagttGCCGCGCACTAAGGGAGTCGAGGTTGGCTACCCAGCTCGCGCGAGATGAGTGGTtagcacagcaacaacatctgGAGCTGACAATCAGCGGGTTGCGAGGTGAGGTCGATCGAGGACGCCTGCGTTTTGATCAGGTGGACGAATTAAAGCAGCGAGCGGAGTCAGAATTGCTGCGCGCGCAACGTGAACTGCAATTTGTTCAGCAGCGCGAGACTACGCTGCAGGAGACGGTGGAAACCCTTCAAGGCACAGTGGCGAGACACCGGGCTACAGAGGTACGACTTGAAGGCGAGATTCAGAGGTTGCTGGCGGTTGTGGCGGAGCGGGAGCGTGAGGTTGAACGATGGAAATGCGCAGCGGAGCGCCTAGAGTGGAAGAGGTATGTGGGGGCGGAAGAGGTGCCTTCACTTTCGTCACATGGTACCTGCCACTTCCATCAGCAATGTGGACATCAGGATGGACGCGATGTTGGGGGGATGTGCGGGCCGACCACTGAATTGCCGTTTTCACCTGAATCAGCCGTGCCCGCACAGCCGACAGTTGTGGGGTCTCTCGCCCCTGCGTGCAGTGGCCCAAGCACTCCGTCCCGACCTTTGCCAAGCTTTTTGACGCCTTGCCTCCGACAATATAAACGGTGCCAACAGCCTTACCATTCGCAACATATTGAGAGTATTGACCGTACTCCAAATTGTTTGCTTAATGATGTATCACGTTTCGATTGTACTCAGAGCAGCGAGGAGGTGCAGGCAGAACTGCTCCGTTCCATCGTTCAAGACGTGCTGTGGGAGCACCTACAGCCTGGTGATGGCGTTAGTATTAATTTAATGGGTGCAAACGGACATCCTTACAGCAGTGCTTCGCCCACAGGGGCGAGGGTGGGTGGACAGGGTGTACCACATATTTCCCCCTGGCACCATGAGAGTCGTCGGGGTCCTCCTGTGCCAACCCGACCCATGGGAGAGCAGCGCAAGTCCGTGAAGGCTTCGCAGGAACGGTCCCAGACAGCGCATGACGCAACGCGAGCTCAGGGTAACTCATCACCGTTGCGCAACCCGTTGGTTGAGCTTCCCAATGCGTGTGCCACGCCGCTGCAGGGACCGATGCCTAGAGATTGTACAATACAGCTAAATATTCGCGACCGTAGCGGTGGTGCTGAGCACCATCGGTGCGGTTCTCTCAGTACTTCAAGCGCAATCGCGGGGTCTGCTGTAGCGGCGTCCGAAACGGCAGTGTCCCCAAAGGCCACTCCAACACCGCCTTTCGTAGCAGTGACATCGACACCCAACTCGTCTACTCTTTGCTCTGGAGCGTTCCTCGCGTCAACTCCAAACAACCTTTCTGTGGGTTCCTCAGCAACGTCCCACCGGCGGCGGTCGACATTGTCAACGCATTTTtgcaacaaagagaaatCCAAGAGGCGGAGTAACGTGCAGGGTTACTTTAGTAAGCAACGTCGGCAGCCGCCACATGATGTTGTACCGGCGCCAGTGAGCTACGAGGGTGTTAATGAGTTGGGAGCGGGCTACGGTTTTGAGAGTAACCCCAACAATAGTAATCAGAGATTCAGCAAACAAGGCAGAGACAGTCGTAGCGGACGAAGCCCAAGTGAGGGTAGTGTGAAGCGGTTGCCAAGCAGCGCTAGTGATATCAGATGTACTTCCAATGTATTGTCCATTGGCAGTGACGTGACCTCCTCCACATGCGTGTCTGCTACACCACCGGCCCCGTTACTGCAACTAACAGCGCTCCAGGAGCGCTTTGCTACCATGTCTATTCTTTGATTAGCATGCGTCGAGCGATTTGTGGGCAACTGTTGGTCGACATGATATGGCTCACCATGAACCCCGTGCATGCATACTCGAA
This region of Trypanosoma brucei brucei TREU927 chromosome 1, complete sequence genomic DNA includes:
- a CDS encoding hypothetical protein, unlikely (GPI-Anchor Signal predicted for Tb927.1.3930 by DGPI v2.04, no cleavage site predicted), with the translated sequence MNRLFGSVAACSYCYCYLFVILIASLPVRLSSAWLGSPPKQQNARGRGFSTFFFSWRIFLLCLPRECCLPHHISLLPTA
- a CDS encoding hypothetical protein, unlikely (unlikely gene predicted by glimmer), whose protein sequence is MFMFHLPSFLVGVCFSLYVFVPRKRGAAFFFSAAHRGVREERIRGNRTVW
- a CDS encoding hypothetical protein, unlikely (unlikely gene predicted by glimmer) produces the protein MFRCSAAGECAADKGENFCVCTCFDLSRLNFLVTHSDCLCSGRRDVFFFFLQQSLGWLGPITHFRCPSFLFLVLVGWFIHMHATC